The following proteins come from a genomic window of Maribacter sp. HTCC2170:
- a CDS encoding NYN domain-containing protein, which translates to MDVNFAVLIDGDNIPSANVKEMMEEIAKYGNPTIKRIYGDWTNPRLNKWKAVLLENAITPIQQYGYTSGKNATDSAMIIDAMDILYSGKVNGFCLVSSDSDFTRLATRLREAGMQVFGIGEKKTPDPFIVACDKFIYIEILKNQSEETSVNTDDEKSKGQNTIDKITTKEIRFITSTITDVADDDGWAFLGDVGSLLQKRHPNFDSRNYGFQKLTPLIGSIKNFELERREDSRGRKKLIYVKIKENRSSKPRKK; encoded by the coding sequence ATGGATGTAAACTTTGCAGTACTTATTGATGGTGACAATATTCCTTCCGCTAATGTAAAAGAGATGATGGAAGAAATTGCCAAATACGGTAACCCTACCATAAAGCGCATTTATGGTGACTGGACAAATCCGCGCCTTAACAAATGGAAGGCTGTTCTTTTGGAAAATGCCATTACTCCCATACAACAATACGGTTATACCAGCGGTAAGAACGCCACGGATTCTGCTATGATCATCGATGCCATGGATATTTTGTATTCGGGCAAGGTAAATGGTTTTTGTTTAGTAAGTAGTGACAGTGACTTTACACGTTTGGCAACACGGTTACGTGAAGCCGGAATGCAGGTTTTTGGCATTGGTGAGAAGAAAACACCCGATCCGTTCATTGTGGCTTGCGACAAATTCATTTATATAGAGATTCTTAAGAATCAGTCCGAGGAGACCTCAGTAAATACTGATGATGAAAAGTCCAAAGGCCAGAATACCATTGATAAGATTACAACAAAGGAAATTCGTTTTATAACAAGCACAATAACCGATGTTGCAGATGATGATGGTTGGGCGTTTTTAGGTGATGTTGGGAGCTTGTTGCAAAAAAGACATCCAAATTTTGATTCAAGAAACTATGGTTTTCAGAAACTTACACCGCTAATAGGGTCTATAAAGAATTTTGAATTGGAACGTCGTGAGGATTCCCGTGGTCGGAAAAAGCTGATTTATGTGAAAATCAAGGAAAACAGATCTTCTAAACCCCGAAAGAAATAA
- a CDS encoding S41 family peptidase — protein MILKIKIAKLFPLLLTLILLLANTVRSQGFEGYYQYPDVHGNKVVFAAEGDIWTVPLSGGLAYKLTTHAEEERYPAISPDGKMIAFSASYEGPTEIYSMPIDGGLPIRWTYESDFSRTNGWTPDGKIVYDTRAFATLPDRQLVTIDIKTKKKVRVPLSQASEASFDASGNTVFFVRPSDHGNVTKRYKGGTARQIWKFTNESTEAIQLTKGYAGESHHPMWFNARVYFITDRDGIMNIWSIDENGNDLKQHTDHTDFDVRYANLHKGNIVYQIGADIWHYNIQNNNKKKINIKLTSDLDQLREKWVENPSKYITSVNPDKKGERIVITARGRAFVAPVKSGRLVEFTDKKNVRFRDAVFSSDGKKVYTLSDESGEFEFVSMPSNGVGSHEAITNNGKVLRYAGKPSPDGKWLAYDDLMGNMFVLNIATGSSKKISTKEEGIYSFSWSPDSKWIAFVQVADNTMAQIYLYGLSSGASFPITTDRANSNYPAWSPDGKFIYFLSDRNFTTLVGSPWGPRQPEPYFDASEKLYHIALQKGTRSPFRAKDELAPVEKKEDKEDGSNSVAVKVDRDGIQERIEEVPLKPGNYRGLAVTKKAVYLMSRETGVDAKTHLGVLKIDNEDVKLKTMMEDVRSFGLTGDTKQLLVRQKNNFYMVDAGTGKVSDLADKKIDLSGWKFAITPQEDWKQIFRDAWRMERDYFYDKNMHGVNWKAMHDKYYALIDRITTRNELSDLIGRFVGELAALHTSVRGGDVRGDSKNISVADLGARFSRDEANGGFRIEHIYRADPDYPDEKSPLDDPFLDIRVGDVITGINGKQALSAVDIGELIRNQQGKQVRIEIKRGTVKKNVIVKPIGSTYRLRYRDWEYSRRLAVEKATESKIGYVHLQAMGSSDLNQWYREFYPVFDRPGLIIDVRHNRGGNIESFILEKLLRKAWMYWKSRSGKPYWNMQYAFRGHIVVLVNGNTASDGEAFADGFKKLNLGTAIGTRTWGGEIWLSGVNRLSDGGIARAPMMGVYGPDGDWLIEGHGFEPDIVVDNLPHATFNGKDAQLDAAIEHLEKLIAKDPRQVPNPPAYPDKSFNNK, from the coding sequence ATGATCTTGAAAATCAAAATCGCGAAACTATTCCCTCTTTTGTTAACTCTGATATTGCTGCTGGCAAATACTGTAAGATCTCAAGGTTTTGAGGGTTACTATCAATACCCTGATGTACACGGGAATAAAGTCGTTTTTGCTGCGGAAGGCGATATTTGGACTGTTCCTTTATCCGGCGGATTGGCTTATAAACTTACTACTCATGCAGAGGAAGAAAGGTATCCGGCTATTTCACCAGATGGTAAAATGATTGCATTTTCAGCAAGTTATGAAGGACCAACGGAGATTTATTCGATGCCGATAGATGGTGGACTACCGATAAGATGGACCTATGAGAGTGATTTCTCAAGAACTAACGGATGGACCCCAGACGGAAAGATAGTTTATGATACACGCGCTTTTGCAACATTGCCCGATAGGCAATTAGTGACAATAGATATTAAAACCAAGAAAAAAGTAAGGGTGCCACTGAGTCAGGCAAGTGAAGCTTCCTTTGATGCTTCTGGTAATACGGTCTTTTTTGTAAGGCCTTCGGACCATGGTAATGTAACCAAACGATATAAAGGGGGTACGGCAAGGCAAATTTGGAAATTCACCAATGAGTCTACAGAAGCAATTCAATTGACAAAAGGATATGCTGGTGAAAGTCATCATCCCATGTGGTTTAATGCTCGAGTTTATTTTATAACCGATCGCGATGGTATCATGAATATCTGGTCTATTGATGAAAATGGAAATGATTTGAAACAACATACTGACCATACCGATTTTGATGTTCGTTATGCCAATCTTCACAAGGGTAACATTGTTTATCAAATAGGAGCTGATATTTGGCACTACAATATTCAGAATAATAACAAGAAAAAAATCAATATTAAACTTACTTCGGATCTAGACCAATTAAGGGAAAAATGGGTTGAAAATCCATCAAAATATATAACATCGGTAAATCCAGATAAGAAAGGTGAACGTATTGTTATTACTGCTAGAGGAAGGGCCTTTGTCGCTCCAGTGAAGTCAGGCAGACTTGTTGAGTTTACCGATAAGAAGAATGTGAGGTTTAGAGATGCGGTGTTTTCTTCAGACGGGAAAAAGGTATACACACTTTCCGATGAAAGTGGAGAATTTGAATTTGTAAGTATGCCCAGCAACGGGGTAGGGTCACACGAAGCAATAACGAATAATGGTAAGGTACTTAGATATGCTGGAAAACCTTCGCCAGATGGTAAATGGTTAGCCTATGATGACTTAATGGGTAATATGTTTGTACTTAATATTGCAACAGGGTCGAGTAAAAAAATATCAACCAAAGAAGAAGGTATTTACTCCTTTTCGTGGTCACCAGATAGTAAATGGATTGCTTTTGTACAGGTTGCAGACAATACGATGGCTCAGATTTATTTATATGGTTTGTCTTCGGGAGCTTCCTTTCCAATAACCACGGATAGAGCAAATAGTAATTACCCGGCATGGAGCCCAGATGGAAAGTTCATTTATTTCCTTTCTGACAGAAATTTTACCACCCTTGTGGGTAGTCCCTGGGGGCCCAGACAGCCTGAACCTTATTTTGATGCCAGCGAGAAGTTATACCATATCGCACTACAGAAGGGAACAAGGTCTCCTTTTAGAGCTAAAGATGAGCTGGCTCCAGTAGAGAAAAAAGAGGATAAAGAGGATGGGAGTAATTCGGTAGCAGTTAAGGTGGATCGCGATGGCATACAAGAAAGAATTGAAGAGGTCCCTTTAAAACCTGGTAATTATAGAGGATTGGCCGTTACTAAAAAAGCGGTCTATTTAATGTCCAGAGAAACAGGGGTTGATGCTAAAACACATCTAGGAGTATTGAAAATTGATAATGAAGATGTGAAATTGAAGACTATGATGGAGGATGTCCGAAGTTTTGGCCTGACAGGGGACACAAAACAGCTTTTGGTAAGACAAAAGAACAATTTTTATATGGTGGATGCGGGCACCGGGAAAGTAAGTGATTTAGCAGATAAAAAAATAGATTTAAGCGGATGGAAATTTGCTATTACTCCACAAGAAGATTGGAAACAGATTTTTAGAGATGCATGGCGTATGGAGCGAGACTATTTCTATGACAAGAACATGCATGGTGTAAATTGGAAGGCAATGCATGATAAATATTATGCACTAATTGATAGAATAACTACAAGAAACGAGTTGTCTGATTTGATAGGTAGGTTTGTTGGTGAATTGGCAGCCCTACATACGAGTGTTAGGGGAGGAGATGTGCGAGGAGATTCTAAAAACATATCTGTAGCAGATTTAGGTGCACGATTTAGTAGAGATGAGGCAAATGGTGGTTTTAGAATCGAGCATATTTACAGGGCAGATCCTGATTATCCTGATGAGAAATCTCCATTGGACGACCCTTTTCTTGATATTCGAGTTGGCGATGTAATCACAGGTATTAATGGAAAACAGGCATTATCGGCAGTTGATATAGGTGAGTTGATTCGAAATCAACAAGGCAAACAAGTGAGAATAGAAATAAAACGAGGAACGGTCAAAAAAAATGTAATTGTAAAACCAATTGGCAGTACATATCGTTTGCGTTATCGCGATTGGGAATACTCGCGCCGCTTAGCTGTAGAAAAAGCAACGGAAAGTAAAATAGGATATGTGCATTTGCAGGCTATGGGTAGTAGTGATTTAAATCAATGGTACAGAGAGTTTTATCCAGTTTTTGATAGGCCTGGTTTGATTATTGACGTTCGTCATAATAGAGGCGGTAATATTGAAAGTTTTATTCTAGAAAAATTGCTTAGAAAGGCTTGGATGTATTGGAAATCAAGATCGGGAAAGCCATATTGGAATATGCAATACGCCTTTAGGGGTCATATTGTTGTTTTGGTAAACGGTAACACGGCATCAGATGGTGAAGCCTTTGCAGACGGTTTTAAAAAGCTGAATCTTGGTACTGCGATTGGCACCCGTACCTGGGGAGGTGAAATTTGGTTGAGTGGGGTAAATAGACTCAGCGATGGTGGTATAGCTCGGGCGCCTATGATGGGCGTTTATGGTCCCGATGGGGATTGGTTGATTGAGGGACATGGTTTTGAACCGGACATCGTTGTGGATAACCTGCCGCATGCCACTTTCAATGGTAAAGACGCACAATTGGATGCAGCAATAGAACATTTAGAAAAATTAATTGCTAAGGATCCTAGACAAGTACCCAACCCACCAGCCTACCCAGATAAATCATTCAATAATAAATAA
- a CDS encoding GyrI-like domain-containing protein, producing MAWNCLSSEGLYAVFDYKGSSEVHKFIQYIYTSWLPNSEYKLDHRPHFEVLGEKYKNNDPNSEEEIWIPIQRE from the coding sequence ATGGCATGGAACTGTTTATCATCTGAAGGTTTATATGCCGTTTTTGATTACAAAGGTTCTAGTGAGGTCCACAAGTTTATTCAATACATTTATACATCTTGGTTACCAAACTCAGAATACAAACTTGATCACAGACCTCATTTTGAAGTGTTAGGCGAAAAGTACAAGAACAATGATCCAAATTCTGAAGAAGAAATTTGGATTCCAATACAACGAGAATAA
- a CDS encoding GyrI-like domain-containing protein, translating into MGKLGTLDYLTILLNYLNKNELMGLEPRIATLPPKKLAGVSIGMSLVNNRTFELWSSVMPKLIKMGYKTSDDKYSLQVYPKSYFDSFNPLTEFVKWALIEIDENTDVPDGMELFII; encoded by the coding sequence ATGGGGAAGCTGGGAACGCTGGACTACTTGACTATACTATTGAATTATTTAAACAAGAATGAATTAATGGGCTTGGAACCAAGAATAGCGACGTTGCCGCCAAAGAAATTGGCTGGCGTAAGTATTGGAATGTCATTGGTGAATAACAGAACTTTTGAATTATGGAGCAGTGTCATGCCTAAATTGATCAAAATGGGGTATAAAACTTCAGATGATAAATATTCATTGCAAGTTTATCCGAAATCTTATTTCGATAGTTTTAATCCATTAACTGAATTTGTTAAATGGGCCTTAATTGAGATTGATGAAAACACTGATGTTCCGGATGGCATGGAACTGTTTATCATCTGA
- the bla gene encoding subclass B1 metallo-beta-lactamase yields MKIKYTLFLVSLILIIGCKAQNSTNSSFESENLRIKQLTENTYVHISYLETDTWGKVPCKGMIVTDNGEAIVFDTPTNDVASVELLNWLKNDLKYQVNAVVATHFHVDCIGGLKEFHKNNIPSYATNMTIDLMKNGVVPENGFDKYLELKVGNKKVVSQYFGGGHTSDNIVGYFSSEKVLFGGCLVKSIGAGKGNLEDADVQAWSKTVENVKKQFKKVEVVIPGHGEAGNAGLLDYTIELFKQE; encoded by the coding sequence ATGAAAATCAAATACACTCTTTTCTTAGTTTCTTTAATTCTAATTATTGGGTGTAAAGCTCAAAACAGCACTAATTCTTCTTTTGAATCCGAAAATTTAAGAATTAAACAATTAACTGAAAATACCTATGTACATATCTCATACCTTGAGACTGATACCTGGGGGAAAGTCCCTTGCAAAGGAATGATAGTTACTGATAATGGTGAGGCAATTGTTTTCGATACTCCTACGAATGATGTGGCTTCAGTAGAATTACTTAATTGGTTAAAGAACGATTTAAAATATCAGGTCAATGCTGTTGTTGCAACCCATTTTCATGTTGATTGTATTGGAGGTTTAAAAGAGTTTCATAAAAATAATATTCCTTCATACGCGACCAATATGACCATTGATTTGATGAAAAATGGTGTAGTTCCAGAAAACGGATTTGATAAGTATCTAGAACTAAAAGTAGGGAACAAAAAGGTTGTAAGCCAGTATTTTGGCGGAGGACATACCTCGGATAATATTGTGGGATACTTTTCTTCGGAAAAAGTGTTGTTTGGAGGGTGCTTGGTAAAGTCGATTGGAGCCGGAAAAGGAAACCTTGAAGATGCCGATGTACAAGCATGGTCAAAAACAGTTGAAAATGTCAAGAAACAGTTTAAGAAGGTTGAGGTTGTAATACCAGGGCATGGGGAAGCTGGGAACGCTGGACTACTTGACTATACTATTGAATTATTTAAACAAGAATGA
- a CDS encoding cold-shock protein, whose product MNKGTVKFFNNAKGFGFITEEGVDKDHFVHVSGLVDEIREGDEVEFDLQEGNKGLNAVNVKVI is encoded by the coding sequence ATGAACAAAGGAACAGTAAAGTTCTTCAATAACGCCAAAGGATTTGGTTTTATAACTGAAGAAGGCGTTGACAAAGATCATTTTGTACACGTATCTGGATTAGTAGACGAAATTCGTGAAGGCGATGAAGTTGAATTTGATCTACAAGAAGGTAATAAAGGATTAAATGCGGTAAACGTAAAAGTTATTTAA
- a CDS encoding MFS transporter, whose protein sequence is MSRPNRFSIVNPSKSPVFYGYVVLVIGTIGIYFSIPGQTIGVSVFTDPVKDALGLSRNQFSNSYMIGTILSALVIGRAGIWFDKYGARYVAFFAALTLAFSLWLCSWSANMSNFIKEFLNLDSWTVPFVLMTILFFMLRFSGQGVLTMASRNMIMIWFDKNRGKVNAVSSVAISFGFSSSPLWIDYLIEGNSWEVTWKILALGLLVFSFFVLQLYKNRPEDHGLLPDGASKVIEADVDSMALGKQFTLKEAKGTRAFWMYGLILAFNSFFITGLTFHVVSIFASEGYPKSDAISIFLPGSVVAVTISTIFNFLSDYLQLKWYLYLMILGGIVASIGFLYLPTPFGIPLLIAGFGIMGGFFAVLNAIVWPRFFGRNNLGAITGKIMGFLILASALAPPIFSLCFSTFGSYKLLGYLGLTFMIFMAVGSLKADNPQ, encoded by the coding sequence ATGTCCAGGCCAAATCGTTTTTCAATTGTTAACCCATCCAAAAGTCCCGTCTTTTATGGTTACGTGGTATTGGTTATCGGTACTATTGGTATTTATTTTAGTATTCCTGGACAAACAATAGGGGTATCTGTTTTTACGGACCCAGTGAAGGATGCACTAGGCTTATCGCGAAATCAGTTTAGCAATTCTTACATGATTGGCACGATTCTAAGCGCTTTGGTCATAGGCAGGGCGGGTATCTGGTTTGATAAATATGGAGCTCGTTATGTTGCTTTTTTTGCGGCGTTGACCTTGGCCTTCTCACTTTGGTTGTGCTCCTGGTCGGCCAATATGAGCAATTTTATAAAGGAATTCTTGAACTTGGATTCTTGGACGGTACCTTTCGTTCTCATGACCATACTTTTTTTTATGCTTCGTTTTTCTGGACAGGGTGTATTGACCATGGCCTCACGAAATATGATTATGATCTGGTTCGATAAGAATAGGGGAAAGGTCAATGCTGTAAGTAGTGTTGCCATTTCATTTGGATTTTCATCATCACCTTTGTGGATTGATTATTTGATAGAAGGAAATAGTTGGGAAGTCACCTGGAAAATCTTGGCATTGGGTCTTTTAGTATTTAGTTTTTTTGTGTTGCAATTATACAAGAATAGACCAGAAGATCACGGTCTATTACCTGATGGAGCTTCGAAAGTAATTGAAGCTGATGTTGATTCAATGGCTCTAGGAAAGCAATTCACGCTAAAAGAAGCAAAAGGAACCCGTGCTTTTTGGATGTACGGGTTAATCCTGGCCTTTAATAGTTTTTTTATAACAGGTCTTACGTTTCACGTCGTATCTATTTTCGCCAGTGAAGGTTATCCAAAATCAGATGCTATTTCAATATTTTTGCCAGGGTCGGTAGTGGCAGTAACTATTTCTACAATATTTAATTTTTTAAGCGATTACTTACAACTAAAATGGTATTTGTATTTGATGATTTTGGGAGGTATCGTAGCTTCAATTGGTTTCTTGTATTTACCCACTCCATTTGGTATACCCTTATTAATTGCCGGCTTTGGAATTATGGGAGGATTCTTTGCCGTTCTCAACGCCATTGTTTGGCCCCGGTTTTTTGGGCGGAATAACCTTGGTGCCATTACAGGTAAGATAATGGGGTTTCTCATTTTAGCAAGCGCTTTGGCACCTCCTATCTTTAGTTTGTGTTTTTCAACTTTTGGGTCGTATAAACTATTGGGCTATTTAGGTCTTACTTTCATGATTTTTATGGCGGTCGGTTCTTTGAAAGCTGATAATCCACAATAG
- a CDS encoding NIPSNAP family protein, whose translation MKINSFFKTLTLALFLLGTVTIIHAQNQQKEYYQLQTYTLANEKQESMTDAYLKNAYLPALKRMGIQNVGVFKMHSNNYVLSNKIYVLIPFSSLDKLYGLEQDLHKDELYNESGKEYILASYKQPPYERLNSTILLAFDDMPKMAPSKVEGSRKDRIYELRSYESPTKTIFKNKVDMFNAGGEVTLFEELGFNAVFYAEVLSGDKMPNLMYMTTFTNKESRDKHWDAFRVAPKWKELSSMSKYQNNVSHIDITFLYPTEYSDY comes from the coding sequence ATGAAAATAAATTCCTTCTTCAAGACCCTAACATTAGCATTGTTCTTGCTAGGAACTGTAACAATCATCCACGCTCAAAATCAACAAAAGGAATATTATCAGCTCCAAACATATACTCTTGCAAATGAGAAGCAGGAATCAATGACGGATGCTTATTTGAAAAATGCTTATTTACCAGCACTAAAAAGAATGGGAATTCAGAATGTTGGCGTGTTTAAAATGCATTCGAACAACTATGTTCTATCTAATAAAATCTATGTCTTGATTCCGTTTTCCTCTCTGGACAAACTTTACGGCTTGGAACAAGACTTGCACAAAGATGAATTATACAATGAATCAGGAAAAGAATACATTTTGGCATCTTATAAACAGCCACCCTATGAAAGATTGAATTCAACTATCTTGTTGGCTTTTGATGATATGCCAAAAATGGCTCCTTCAAAAGTCGAAGGATCAAGAAAAGATAGAATATACGAGTTAAGGAGTTATGAGTCGCCAACGAAGACTATTTTCAAAAATAAAGTTGATATGTTCAACGCGGGAGGTGAAGTCACTCTTTTTGAGGAATTAGGATTTAATGCAGTTTTTTATGCGGAAGTGCTTTCAGGAGACAAAATGCCCAATTTAATGTACATGACCACCTTTACAAATAAAGAAAGCAGAGATAAACATTGGGATGCTTTTAGAGTTGCCCCAAAATGGAAAGAGTTATCTTCAATGTCTAAATACCAAAATAATGTTTCTCATATAGACATTACATTCCTATATCCTACGGAGTATTCTGACTATTAA
- a CDS encoding OmpA family protein gives MGFYLTYKYDYTIAQLEFVTLEVIYQIKVLLLNHIRHIVLVLCMICAPNTFAQNLIKNPSFEKFDKCPDQLGNFDSDVQNWSSPTIGSTDYFNGCSIAMGTPKNFNGSQPADFGVGYAGLYLYAPDDYREYLQAELSQTLEKGKKYKISFYVSLAERSDFAIKEFGVLFSENKLHFPIRKELSKMHLYRDKKNEYNTLEISSSNFLEDTKEWVLLEKRFNAKGTENYITLGNFKNNKRTRRFKTKRNAKQGSYYYIDMVLLESAEPADFVQNPTAIRNNDRNLIVLNETHLFENVLFHFDKYDLLGQAKNELDRVYRILENDSSLSISIYGHTDSVGAESYNLELSKLRAKSVANYFVELGLSSNRIKSTGKGSSEPIASNASENGRKMNRRVEFVLSNKKIDH, from the coding sequence TTGGGATTCTATTTAACATACAAATATGATTATACCATAGCTCAATTGGAATTTGTTACTTTAGAAGTGATATATCAAATTAAGGTGCTTTTGCTTAATCATATAAGACATATAGTTTTGGTTTTGTGCATGATATGCGCACCTAATACTTTTGCACAAAACCTTATCAAAAACCCAAGTTTTGAAAAATTCGATAAATGCCCTGATCAATTGGGCAACTTTGATTCGGATGTTCAAAATTGGTCGTCCCCAACAATAGGATCAACTGATTACTTTAACGGTTGCAGTATAGCTATGGGAACCCCAAAAAATTTCAATGGTTCTCAGCCTGCCGATTTTGGTGTCGGTTATGCGGGACTCTATCTTTATGCCCCTGATGATTATCGTGAATACCTGCAGGCGGAATTATCCCAAACTTTGGAAAAAGGAAAAAAGTATAAAATATCTTTTTATGTAAGCCTTGCGGAGCGTTCCGATTTTGCCATAAAAGAATTTGGGGTATTGTTTTCCGAAAACAAATTACATTTTCCCATTAGAAAAGAACTCTCGAAAATGCATTTGTACAGGGATAAAAAAAATGAATACAACACTCTGGAAATTAGCTCTTCAAATTTCTTAGAGGATACCAAAGAGTGGGTTCTGCTTGAAAAACGATTTAATGCAAAGGGCACCGAAAACTATATTACCCTGGGAAATTTCAAGAATAATAAGCGAACGAGAAGATTTAAGACAAAGCGTAATGCAAAACAAGGTTCTTATTATTATATAGATATGGTACTTCTGGAATCGGCTGAGCCTGCTGATTTTGTTCAAAACCCAACGGCGATTAGGAATAATGATAGAAACTTAATTGTGTTGAATGAAACTCACTTATTTGAAAATGTCTTATTTCATTTCGACAAATACGATTTACTTGGACAAGCCAAAAATGAATTGGATCGGGTCTACCGAATTTTAGAGAATGACTCAAGTTTATCTATTTCCATCTACGGCCATACTGATTCCGTTGGCGCAGAGAGTTATAACCTTGAATTATCAAAATTAAGGGCAAAATCTGTTGCTAATTATTTCGTTGAACTTGGTCTATCTTCAAATCGGATAAAGTCAACGGGAAAAGGGAGCTCGGAACCAATCGCTAGCAACGCTTCCGAGAATGGTAGAAAGATGAACAGACGTGTTGAGTTTGTTCTCTCCAACAAAAAAATAGATCATTAA